The Pecten maximus chromosome 11, xPecMax1.1, whole genome shotgun sequence genome has a segment encoding these proteins:
- the LOC117338455 gene encoding lysosomal protective protein-like has translation MKLIPSLLVISCFLLCPIHSVPTEDLIVSMPGLKTQPPWKQYSGYLNATGNKKLHYWFLESQNNPHTDPVVLWMNGGPGCSSDLGLLSEHGPFRINSDGKTVYYNSYSWNTVANMIYLEAPAGVGYSYSPDKDYKTDDDQVALDNHLALKHFFLKFPEYKANEFFVTGESYGGIYVPTLSARLVDDSSFNFQGFVVGNGLSDGEMNTDSLIYFEYYHGLIGDKVWADLTEVCCGGNITRCSFLANAKGNLACEHLVSGALGIVYSSGLNVYNLYGPCEGQKGFVYDESRKKTDIYSPKLAIYTLSPHTETVEEPKQMAFIQNVLQETVDIENNVRLTPPCLNYDNVISYMNSAEVRAALHIPKEVQKWDICSSVVGMGYKSLYNSMKDQYLKVLSHKKRVMVYNGDADMACNFLGDEWFVSSLGQKLVSDRSMWHIKTGAGEQVAGFVKQMENISLVTVRGAGHMVPTDKPGAALLMFTSFIKNTPLK, from the exons ATGAAGTTGATTCCGTCCCTTCTTGTGATCTCCTGTTTCCTTTTGTGCCCTATCCACTCTGTACCAACTGAGGATCTGATTGTATCTATGCCTGGACTGAAGACACAGCCACCATGGAAGCAGTACTCTGGCTATCTCAATGCTACTGGTAACAAGAAGCTCCACTACTG GTTTTTGGAATCCCAGAACAATCCTCATACAGACCCTGTTGTTCTATGGATGAACGGAGGACCTGGTTGTAGTTCTGATCTTGGACTCCTCAGTGAACATGGACCATTCCGA ATTAATTCTGATGGGAAGACTGTTTATTACAATTCATACAGCTGGAACACT GTAGCAAACATGATTTATCTGGAAGCTCCAGCAGGTGTTGGCTACTCTTACTCACCTGACAAAGATTACAAGACAGACGATGACCAG GTTGCCCTGGATAACCATCTTgctttaaaacatttctttctcaaatttccgGAATACAAGGCCAATGAGTTCTTTGTCACCGGAGAAAGTTATGGGGGTATTTATGTTCCAACCCTGTCAGCTAGACTCGTTGACGACTCTAGCTTCAACTTTCAAGGCTTCGTTGTCGGCAATGGACTCAGTGATGGAGAGATGAACACAGACTCGTTGATCTACTTTGAATACTACCATGGATTGATTGGAGACAA AGTATGGGCAGACCTAACTGAGGTGTGCTGTGGAGGAAATATCACTCGATGCTCGTTCCTGGCCAATGCCAAGGGAAATCTGGCATGTGAACACCTT GTAAGTGGCGCCTTGGGAATTGTGTACTCCAGCGGACTGAATGTATACAACCTTTACGGCCCCTGTGAGGGTCAAAAAGGATTTGTGTATGATGAGTCCAGGAAAAAAACTGACATTTACTCACCTAAACTGGCCATTTATACATTATCCCCCCATACAGAAACAGTTGAAG AACCGAAACAGATGgcttttatacaaaat GTTCTGCAAGAAACTGTTGACATTGAAAACAACGTAAGACTAACCCCTCCATGCCTGAATTACGACAACGTCATCAGTTACATGAACTCCGCAGAGGTGAGAGCCGCCCTCCACATACCAAAGGAGGTCCAGAAATGGGACATATGTAG TTCTGTGGTTGGTATGGGGTATAAATCTCTATACAACTCTATGAAGGACCAGTACCTCAAAGTCCTGTCACACAAG AAACGTGTGATGGTGTACAATGGCGATGCGGACATGGCCTGTAACTTCCTTGGAGACGAGTGGTTTGTCAGCAGTCTCGGACAGAAG CTTGTGAGTGATAGAAGTATGTGGCACATCAAGACAGGTGCTGGTGAACAGGTTGCAGGTTTTGTCAAACAAATGGAAAACATATCTCTAGTCACTGTCAGG GGAGCTGGACACATGGTGCCCACAGACAAACCAGGAGCAGCTTTACTCATGTTCACAAGCTTTATAAAAAACACACCGTTGAAGTAG